From Phycisphaerae bacterium, the proteins below share one genomic window:
- a CDS encoding response regulator, translating to MLVLVRANVLVVGLVGLEGRSKALKRLPIRVSYIETGVEAGRSLKNESVDSVISQWELPDCPDGRFLKNLRLAKPYLPVIAIVNANDVEQEIAARSIGVAAVLSSDVTDDVLIQTVGGVLGLGDTEEIQKLCAVADGLDHRHV from the coding sequence ATGCTCGTCCTTGTAAGAGCGAATGTATTAGTAGTAGGGCTCGTAGGACTCGAAGGAAGAAGTAAAGCCTTAAAAAGGCTGCCAATTCGAGTTTCTTATATAGAGACCGGCGTCGAAGCCGGACGTTCTTTGAAAAATGAAAGTGTTGACAGTGTCATAAGTCAGTGGGAACTGCCGGATTGTCCCGATGGACGATTCCTGAAAAATCTGCGATTGGCAAAACCTTATTTGCCTGTTATCGCCATCGTTAATGCAAACGATGTAGAGCAGGAAATAGCGGCCAGGAGTATCGGAGTAGCGGCGGTGTTGAGCAGTGACGTTACAGATGATGTGCTGATTCAGACCGTTGGCGGCGTTCTCGGACTTGGTGATACTGAAGAAATCCAGAAACTCTGT
- a CDS encoding hemolysin family protein, whose translation MALFIVSIFIALGVSFLCSLLEAVVLSLTPAQIAAISSKHPDIGKIWHGFKTNIERPLTVILVMNTAAHTIGASVAGSQFNRLFGNKWIWLFSLVFTFLMLQFTEILPKTIGVRLNRKLAGFIALPLNISINAFTPLIKTIHWINSFFEGSGRSTKSIATADEIIAMAGLSRLSNQIDFHQERIIKGACRLASLTVQQVMIPIEDISFISTSQTISQAVIAAHLDCHTRYPVREGDDFNNVIGYVNFKEMIYFMSTNPGNLSLRGIIRPVCFVLPEYSAADLMKMFVDQHIHIAIVQDKNGKTLGMVALEDLVEELVGELEDEFDRLPQMFHSLDGGTWMVGGGMRMANLSGHINLPMPDSQETLSAWLSRQLGHKPKPGEIYRQDSMEFIVRRLRRGKIFEVAIRRLRDGSDNAVS comes from the coding sequence ATGGCACTTTTTATTGTAAGCATATTTATTGCGTTAGGTGTTTCGTTTCTGTGTTCACTGTTGGAAGCGGTAGTCCTGAGTTTGACTCCCGCTCAGATAGCTGCCATTTCTTCCAAACATCCGGATATCGGTAAAATCTGGCACGGCTTCAAGACGAATATTGAGCGTCCGCTAACTGTAATTCTGGTTATGAACACGGCCGCTCATACAATAGGCGCCTCTGTTGCCGGTTCCCAGTTCAACAGGTTATTCGGCAATAAATGGATTTGGCTGTTTTCTCTGGTTTTTACTTTCCTTATGCTTCAGTTCACTGAGATTCTTCCAAAAACAATAGGCGTCAGACTTAATCGCAAACTGGCCGGCTTTATCGCGTTGCCGTTGAATATAAGTATCAACGCTTTTACTCCTTTGATAAAGACGATTCACTGGATTAACAGTTTCTTCGAGGGCAGTGGCCGTTCCACAAAATCCATAGCGACTGCCGATGAAATTATTGCCATGGCTGGTTTGAGCAGGCTATCGAATCAGATAGATTTTCATCAGGAACGGATTATAAAAGGTGCGTGCCGGCTGGCTTCTTTAACGGTGCAGCAGGTTATGATTCCTATTGAAGATATATCGTTTATCTCTACTTCCCAGACTATATCACAGGCGGTTATTGCAGCTCATCTCGACTGTCACACCCGTTATCCTGTTCGTGAAGGTGATGATTTCAACAATGTTATCGGTTATGTGAACTTCAAGGAAATGATTTATTTTATGAGTACTAATCCGGGCAATTTGAGTTTGAGGGGTATTATTCGGCCTGTATGTTTCGTTCTTCCGGAATATTCCGCTGCTGACCTGATGAAAATGTTTGTCGACCAGCACATTCACATAGCTATCGTGCAGGACAAAAACGGCAAAACACTTGGTATGGTTGCACTTGAAGATTTGGTGGAAGAACTTGTCGGTGAACTCGAAGATGAATTCGACCGTCTGCCGCAGATGTTTCATTCTCTTGACGGCGGAACGTGGATGGTCGGCGGCGGAATGCGTATGGCGAATTTGTCGGGACATATTAATCTGCCAATGCCTGATTCGCAGGAAACGCTTTCAGCTTGGCTGTCGCGTCAACTCGGACATAAACCCAAGCCGGGAGAAATTTACAGACAGGATTCGATGGAATTTATCGTGAGACGATTACGAAGAGGAAAAATTTTCGAAGTCGCTATCAGACGTCTGCGAGATGGCTCTGATAACGCTGTTTCCTAA